From the genome of Vicia villosa cultivar HV-30 ecotype Madison, WI linkage group LG2, Vvil1.0, whole genome shotgun sequence, one region includes:
- the LOC131649754 gene encoding uncharacterized protein LOC131649754: protein MSWGNLTGSKKDGGLVFRDLRSFNLAMVAKIGWHLLSNPHSLVSRIYKARYFPHSPFFDVDIGTNPSFVWRSIWQARELLTLGCRWSIGDGKNIPVMGESWIRGLNEGLVRGPQQQGVYGMTISELMSPLGKCWNVHAIKLLFDCGVVKDILQTPLVEDVVEDKLIWKEEKDGCYSVRSGYILWRKTRGTPDSNRVDGDWCSLWNIKAPPRVKHLIWRICRDVLPTRSLSNIIDSRIINFHDDVASVLLDICSSEDSMLAGRVAEWFVAQDIGSRDHVHPYQLTWRPPLEGRLKCNVDAGFNINRGTTNRGWCIRDHMGNFISAGTAWDFGSFPILEAEALALKEAIRSAIDLHLEYVIFESDSQNTIHAICSDVNGFSEFSSIISSIRSLLDNFPNFEVKFVKRQANSVAHALAKAADSWTRRSFFNMVPPCIDHLLINDMS from the exons ATGTCGTGGGGAAACTTGACAGGTTCGAAGAAGGATGGTGGGTTAGTCTTTCGAGATCTTAGATCCTTTAATTTGGCTATGGTGGCTAAGATAGGGTGGCACCTGTTGTCTAATCCGCACTCCTTAGTGTCCAGAATCTATAAAGCAAGGTATTTTCCTCATTCGCCTTTCTTTGATGTTGATATTGGTACTAATCCTAGTTTTGTATGGAGGAGTATTTGGCAAGCTAGGGAGTTGTTAACCCTTGGTTGTAGGTGGAGTATTGGTGATGGGAAGAACATTCCAGTTATGGGGGAGTCATGGATCAGAGGGCTGAATGAAGGTTTGGTGAGAGGCCCTCAGCAACAAGGTGTGTATGGGATGACAATTAGTGAGCTTATGTCGCCTCTTGGTAAGTGTTGGAATGTCCATGCTATAAAGCTTCTGTTTGATTGTGGGGTTGTGAAGGATATTCTTCAAACTCCTTTGGTTGAGGATGTTGTGGAAGATAAATTGATTTGGAAAGAGGAGAAAGATGGTTGCTATAGTGTGCGGTCGGGGTATATATTATGGAGGAAAACGCGTGGTACCCCTGATTCTAATCGTGTCGATGGTGACTGGTGTAGTCTATGGAATATTAAGGCCCCTCCGAGAGTTAAGCATCTTATTTGGAGAATTTGTAGAGATGTTCTTCCCACAAGAA GTTTGTCCAATATTATTGATTCCCGTATTATTAATTTTCATGATGATGTTGCTTCTGTTCTTCTGGATATTTGTAGTAGTGAGGATAGTATGCTGGCAGGGAGAGTTGCG GAGTGGTTTGTGGCTCAGGATATTGGTAGTCGAGATCATGTGCACCCTTATCAGCTGACTTGGAGACCTCCGTTGGAAGGCAGATTAAAATGCAATGTTGACGCAGGATTTAATATTAATCGGGGTACTACTAATAGGGGCTGGTGTATTCGAGACCATATGGGGAACTTCATTTCTGCTGGTACTGCTTGGGATTTTGGTTCCTTCCCAATCCTGGAAGCGGAAGCTTTGGCCCTCAAAGAAGCCATTCGTAGTGCTATTGATTTGCATCTGGAGTATGTTATTTTTGAGAGTGATTCTCAAAATACGATTCACGCCATTTGTTCTGATGTTAATGGTTTCTCTGAGTTTAGTTCTATTATTTCATCTATTCGTAGTTTATTGGATAATTTTcccaactttgaggtaaagtttgtaaagcgccaagcgaattcggttgctcaTGCTTTAGCTAAGGCGGCCGATTCTTGGACTAGGCGTAGTTTCTTTAATATGGTTCCTCCTTGTATTGACCATTTACTTATTAATGATATGAGTTGA
- the LOC131646585 gene encoding eugenol synthase 1-like, translated as MEGNKNNRIIVFGGTGYIGKYVVKASISLGYPTFVYTRPITSQTSPFKKQLCQEFNSIGVTLVEGNLEHEHLVEVIKQVDIVICTYGYPQVLEQLKIIDAIKVAGNIKRFLPSEFGVEEDRINPLPPFQAFLDKKRKIRREIEAANIPYTYISASFCGAYVVNFLLRPYEENNEIVVYGDGDIKGVLNYEEDIGTYTIKVANDPRTQNRIVTYRSSKNIISQNELISLWEQKTDQKFSKTIISEEEIVKLSQTLPPPQDIPISIIHSAYVRGDHMFELREDDLEASQLYPEHNYTSIDQLLDIFHVNPPPPASAAFG; from the exons atGGAGGGTAATAAGAATAATAGGATTATTGTATTTGGTGGAACTGGTTATATAGGAAAGTATGTGGTGAAGGCAAGCATCTCTTTAGGTTATCCAACTTTTGTGTACACTCGACCTATAACCTCACAAACTTCTCCCTTTAAGAAACAACTTTGCCAAGAATTTAACTCTATAGGAGTAACATTAGTGGAG GGAAATCTTGAGCATGAGCATCTTGTAGAAGTGATTAAACAAGTTGACATTGTGATATGCACGTACGGATACCCTCAAGTTCTGGAGCAACTCAAAATTATCGATGCTATCAAAGTTGCTGGTAATATCAAG AGATTTCTTCCATCGGAATTTGGTGTGGAAGAGGATAGAATAAATCCTCTACCTCCTTTTCAAGCTTTTCTtgataagaaaagaaaaattagaagagaAATTGAAGCAGCTAACATCCCTTATACTTATATCTCGGCAAGTTTTTGTGGTGCATATGTTGTAAATTTCTTGCTTCGTCCCTATGAGGAAAATAATGAAATTGTTGTTTATGGTGATGGTGATATCAAGG GTGTACTAAATTATGAAGAAGATATTGGTACCTACACTATTAAAGTAGCAAATGATCCAAGAACACAAAATCGCATTGTTACTTATCGATCTTCGAAAAATATCATATCACAAAACGAATTGATATCGCTATGGGAGCAGAAGACTGATCAGAAATTTTCCAAGACTATTATATCTGAGGAAGAGATTGTTAAATTATCACAAA CTTTACCTCCTCCACAAGATATACCAATTTCAATAATTCATAGTGCATATGTTAGAGGAGACCATATGTTTGAACTAAGAGAagatgatcttgaagcttcacaactaTATCCTGAACATAACTACACATCTATTGATCAACTTCTTGACATATTTCATGTCAACCCTCCACCTCCTGCATCTGCTGCTTTTGGATGA